The proteins below come from a single Aphanothece sacrum FPU1 genomic window:
- the ispG gene encoding (E)-4-hydroxy-3-methylbut-2-enyl-diphosphate synthase — MQTLETPKTSPKPEFDTTIHRRKTRPVKVGNITIGGGYPVVVQSMINEDTLDIEGSVAGIRRLHEIGCEIVRVTVPSMAHAKALATIKEKLAQVYQPVPLVADVHHNGLKIALEVAKHVDKVRINPGLYVFEKPSATRSEYTQSEFEEIGEKIRETLEPLVISLRDQGKAMRIGVNHGSLAERMLFTYGDTPEGMVESALEFIRICESLDFRNIVISLKASRVPVMLAAYRLMVKRMDELDMDYPLHLGVTEAGDGEYGRIKSTAGIGTLLADGIGDTIRVSLTEAPEKEIPVCYSILQALGLRKTMVEYVACPSCGRTLFNLEEVLHKVREATKHLTGLDIAVMGCIVNGPGEMADADYGYVGKQAGYISLYRGREEIKKVPEDQGVQQLIELIKADDRWVEP, encoded by the coding sequence ATGCAAACCCTAGAAACCCCTAAAACCTCCCCCAAACCTGAATTTGATACAACCATTCATCGTCGTAAAACTCGTCCTGTTAAAGTAGGAAATATTACCATTGGCGGCGGTTATCCTGTTGTTGTACAATCAATGATTAATGAGGATACTTTAGATATTGAAGGGTCTGTCGCCGGAATTCGTCGGTTACACGAAATTGGCTGCGAAATTGTACGGGTAACGGTTCCTAGTATGGCCCATGCTAAAGCTTTAGCTACAATTAAGGAAAAATTAGCCCAAGTTTATCAACCTGTCCCCCTCGTAGCAGATGTTCATCATAATGGTCTGAAAATCGCCCTAGAAGTGGCTAAGCACGTCGATAAAGTTCGTATTAACCCAGGATTATACGTTTTTGAGAAACCTAGTGCTACCCGTTCTGAATATACTCAAAGTGAATTTGAGGAAATTGGAGAAAAAATACGGGAAACCTTAGAACCATTGGTTATTTCTTTGCGAGATCAAGGAAAAGCTATGAGAATAGGGGTTAATCATGGTTCTTTAGCTGAAAGGATGTTATTTACCTATGGTGATACTCCTGAAGGTATGGTAGAATCGGCTTTAGAATTCATTCGTATTTGTGAGTCCCTAGACTTTCGCAATATTGTCATCTCTCTCAAAGCTTCTCGTGTTCCAGTCATGTTAGCGGCTTATCGTCTGATGGTTAAACGGATGGATGAGTTAGACATGGACTATCCCTTACATTTAGGGGTCACAGAAGCAGGAGACGGCGAATATGGACGCATTAAGTCTACCGCAGGCATAGGAACCCTCCTAGCTGACGGTATTGGAGATACTATCCGAGTCTCTTTAACTGAGGCCCCGGAAAAAGAAATTCCAGTCTGTTATAGTATTCTTCAGGCTTTGGGATTACGCAAAACCATGGTAGAATATGTGGCTTGTCCCTCTTGTGGTCGCACTTTATTTAATTTAGAAGAAGTATTACATAAGGTACGAGAAGCAACAAAACATCTGACAGGGTTAGATATTGCTGTCATGGGATGTATTGTAAATGGGCCAGGGGAAATGGCCGACGCTGACTATGGTTATGTCGGTAAACAAGCGGGTTATATTTCTTTGTATCGGGGCCGGGAAGAAATTAAAAAAGTCCCGGAAGATCAAGGGGTTCAACAATTAATTGAATTAATTAAAGCTGATGACCGTTGGGTCGAACCCTAA
- a CDS encoding transglutaminase-like domain-containing protein, which translates to MIPDTVSLDISHQQLNLSTIRPIAASEIHGIAFQGAILWAIDTKNGYLLKIDPLTHNTQIVNQEHWEDFIGVTGLAIADDKFWFTSQQNIYYCSLNDQTFTPELFTRLSYPANGMAIWESTVYISCQKTGHILVFNGETKQQITRLYAPGIGIENLTIRGEELWVSDSLEQTVYCLDRATGKIRFSVLTPFEYPTGLGFYKHPQTGEDVLYVAYVNSEPYIRDNPNADPNHELLYRTRTFIHPLYFAYHSEGNYALSNGYLVEMSYVEELAPLDVVELQDLEWRIALPADTHRQKVRKIEPVGLPFTEVVENGQRIAVFKFDTLTPNTRCIFGWKVLLEVWSIKYRLTPKDCENIPDLSQEYCDRYLVDNDDLAMHTDIIQRAAAEAAERETNLLRKVYSIRNYVYDRLSYGIKPHIDTPDIALRRGVGSCGEYVGVLLALFRLNGIACRTVGRYKCPSSPLTRNLPLEPDYNHVWLEFYIPSIGWLPMESNPDDIIEGGPYPTRFFMGLAWYHAEMAKDTPFERLVINGSILNKQQVSIGSVAINHVRFTILEELNPAKNIQVSMDS; encoded by the coding sequence ATGATTCCTGATACTGTCTCCCTTGATATCTCACACCAACAGCTAAATCTCAGCACAATTCGTCCCATTGCTGCCTCAGAAATTCATGGAATCGCTTTCCAAGGGGCTATATTATGGGCTATTGACACCAAAAATGGCTATTTATTGAAAATTGATCCCTTAACCCATAATACTCAAATTGTTAATCAAGAACATTGGGAAGATTTTATTGGGGTAACAGGTTTAGCGATCGCGGATGATAAATTCTGGTTTACTTCACAACAAAATATTTATTATTGTTCTCTCAATGATCAAACGTTTACCCCTGAATTATTTACCCGATTATCTTATCCTGCTAATGGGATGGCAATTTGGGAATCAACGGTGTATATTTCTTGTCAAAAAACAGGGCATATTTTAGTTTTTAATGGGGAAACAAAACAACAAATTACCCGTTTATATGCTCCTGGAATTGGCATTGAAAATTTAACCATCCGAGGGGAAGAATTATGGGTTAGTGATAGTTTAGAACAGACAGTTTATTGTCTTGATCGGGCTACGGGAAAAATTCGTTTTAGTGTATTAACTCCCTTTGAGTATCCCACAGGATTAGGATTTTATAAACATCCACAAACTGGAGAAGATGTTTTATATGTTGCTTATGTTAACTCAGAACCCTACATCCGAGATAATCCTAATGCTGATCCCAACCACGAATTATTATATCGTACTCGTACTTTTATCCACCCCCTTTATTTTGCTTATCATTCTGAAGGTAACTATGCCCTTTCTAATGGTTATCTAGTGGAGATGTCTTATGTGGAAGAACTTGCCCCACTTGATGTGGTAGAATTGCAAGATTTAGAATGGCGTATTGCCCTGCCTGCTGATACCCATCGGCAAAAAGTCAGAAAAATTGAACCCGTTGGTTTACCCTTTACAGAAGTTGTTGAAAATGGGCAACGAATCGCTGTTTTTAAGTTTGATACTCTCACCCCTAATACTCGTTGTATTTTTGGTTGGAAAGTATTATTAGAAGTTTGGAGTATTAAATATCGTTTAACTCCAAAAGATTGTGAAAATATTCCAGATTTGTCTCAAGAATATTGCGATCGCTATTTAGTTGATAATGATGATTTAGCGATGCACACTGATATTATTCAACGTGCAGCGGCCGAAGCGGCCGAACGAGAAACTAATCTCCTGAGAAAAGTTTATAGTATTCGTAATTATGTCTATGATCGTCTTTCTTATGGCATTAAACCTCATATTGATACCCCTGATATTGCCTTAAGACGGGGTGTAGGTTCCTGTGGAGAATATGTGGGAGTTTTACTAGCTTTATTTCGTTTAAACGGCATTGCTTGTCGTACAGTGGGACGTTATAAGTGTCCATCTTCTCCCCTGACTCGTAATCTTCCTTTAGAACCGGATTACAATCATGTTTGGCTAGAGTTTTATATTCCTAGTATTGGTTGGTTGCCGATGGAGTCTAACCCTGATGATATTATTGAAGGTGGGCCCTATCCAACAAGATTTTTTATGGGTTTAGCTTGGTATCATGCAGAGATGGCTAAAGATACACCCTTTGAACGTTTAGTGATTAACGGTTCTATTTTAAATAAACAACAAGTCTCTATTGGTTCTGTTGCTATTAATCATGTCAGATTTACTATTCTAGAGGAATTAAATCCAGCGAAAAATATACAAGTATCAATGGATAGTTGA